ATAAAACCCTCGCCGCCCAACTTTGTAACGAATTGCGGCAATTTTTTCCCCATAATGCCGTCGAATACTTTATCAGCTATTACGACTACTATCAACCCGAAGCGTATATCGCCGTCACCGATACCTATATCGAAAAAACCTCCGCCATTAACGAGGAAATCGATATGCTGCGGCATTCGGCCACGCGATCGCTGTTTGAACGCCGGGATGTGATCGTCGTCGCCTCGATTAGCTGCATTTACGGGTTAGGAATGCCCTCAGAATACCTCAACGCCGCCATTCCCTTACAAGTCGGACAAGAACTCGAACCCCGGCAACTCTTGCGCGACCTCGCCGGTATCCAATATCATCGCAATGACGTAGAAATGGGTCGAGGACGCTTCCGAGTCAAAGGGGATGTCCTAGAAATCGGACCCGCTTATGAAGACCGAATTGTTCGCGTCGAGTTCTTCGGGGACGAAATCGAGGCCATTCGCTACATCGATCCCGTCACCGGGGGGATTCTCGCCAGTCTCGATACATTAAGTATCTATCCAGCACGTCACTTTGTCACCCCCGATGACCGCCTAGAAGCAGCTTGTCAGGCGATCGAACTGGAACTCGAAGACCGCCTCCAGGAACTAGAAAAAGCGGGCAAATTAGTCGAAGCACAACGGATAGAACAACGCACTCGCTACGACCTGGAACTGCTGCGAGAAGTGGGATATTGCAACGGCGTGGAAAACTATTCCCGTCACATGGCCGGACGAGAAGCGGGAGACCCCCCGGAATGTTTACTAGATTATTTCCCCAAAGATTGGTTATTGGTGGTGGATGAATCTCACGTCACCGTCCCGCAAATTCGGGGAATGTACAATGGCGATCGCGCCCGAAAACTGGTCTTAATCGAACATGGATTTCGCCTCCCCTCTGCTGCGGACAACCGACCTTTAAAAGCCGAGGAATTTTGGGACAAGATGAATCAATGTATCTTCGTCTCTGCCACCCCTGGGGACTGGGAAATCGAACAATCTGCCGGGGAAGTCATCGAACAGATTATTCGACCCACGGGAGTTGTAGACCCCGAAATCTTTGTCCGTCCCACGGAGGGTCAAGTGGATGATTTGTTAGGTGAGATTAAAGACCGAGTGAAACGCAATGAACGAGTCCTAATCACCACCTTAACCAAACGCATGGCGGAAGACCTCACGGAGTATTTCCAGGACCGAGGAATTCGGGTGCGTTATCTGCACTCGGATATTAATTCCATCCAACGGATTGAGATTCTCCAGGACTTGCGGGAAGGGGAATTTGATGTGTTGATTGGGGTCAACTTGTTACGGGAGGGGTTAGACTTGCCGGAGGTGTCTCTCGTGGCAATTTTAGATGGGGATAAAGAAGGATTTCTGCGATCGCATCGGTCCCTCGTCCAAACCATCGGACGCGCCGCCCGTCATATCCGGGGACAAGCTATCATTTATGCCGATAACATGACCAACAGCATGACCTTGGCGATCGAAGAAACCGATCGCCGACGCGGAATTCAGACCGCCTACAATCAGATGCATGGCATTACCCCCACAACCATTATCAAGAAATCCAGTAATGCCATTTTGGCCTTTTTAGACGTTTCGCGCCGCTTAAATGCTGCGGAAGCCGAGGGGGTGGATTCCCTGACCCTCGCCCTTCAAGAATTGCCCTTAGAAGACATTCCAGAAGCCATTTCTAAACTGGAACTCCAGATGAAAGAGGCAGCCAAAAAGCTGGAATTTGAGGAGGCAGCCAAATTGCGCGATCGCATCAAGAAACTGCGGGATAAACTCGTGGGTCATTCCTAAATCAACCCTTTGGCGGGTGAACAACTCCATCCGCCATCTTATCCCGCCACCCTAAACTATGGTAAAATTATCATCCCCTGTTGTTTATCCCTCGAACCGATGGCAATTACGAGAACTGAAGCCAAACAATTATTAGAACGGCTAATTTTTGATGAAGAACCCCCCAGAGAGTGGGTACAAGATGTCTGGGAAATGAGTCCCACCCTGGGAGAAACCGCCGCTAAATTATGGGACGTTTATGAAGCCATCATTGAATGCTGTCCCGAAGAGAAACTAGAAAATTTACTGCACAGTATCTATCAAGAATCCCTGAAAGACTTGTAAACTTTCCAAAGTGGAATAACCGGAACCCTTGCCAAGAGTAAGTTAATCCGGCTATTCTAGGAAGCAATGCAAATCAACTGGAGAATAGGCAGTCGTGACAGAAGCAACCAATGTACTAGGGGGAAAACTGGAAAATTGCTGCACCTCCCCCATGACGGGATATTATCGAGATGGAAAATGTAACACCGGAGGCGGAGACTACGGTGCTCATGTCGTTTGTGCACAAGTCACCGAAGAGTTTCTCACCTTCAGCAAACAGCGGGGAAATGATTTGACCTCCCCGGTTCCCTTGTTTAATTTTCCCGGCTTAAAACCAGGCGATCGGTGGTGTTTGTGCGCCTCTCGCTGGAAAGAAGCCCTCGATGCCGGAGTCGCACCCCCCGTTGTCCTGTCTGCCACTCACATATCCGCTTTAGAGTATGTCTCGGAAGAGGAACTCAAACAATATGCGATAGAAGAATAGATTAATAACCGACCCGAACGCAGCGGCTAATACAGCCCAAATTCTCGCTGAATTACGCTGAGTTCGGATCGGCAGGGACGGCGACGACTCAGGCATACATACAGGCAGCCGAAAAAACTGCCTCGATTCATCCCTTACCTATTCTGTTACCCTGGATCCCCATGCGTACTTTTATTACCGTTTGGCTGGGTCAGTTGGTCTCCACCTTTGGAAGTCGAATGACCAATTTTGCCTTGATTGTCTGGACCTGGGAAGTGACCGGATCAGCCACGGCCCTAGGGTTGGTGACGGTGTTTACCCAACTGCCGAGTTTAGCCGTCGCCTTATTTGCCGGGGCTCTGATCGATCGCAGCGATCGCAAAGTGGCGATCATTGTAGGCGATTCCATTGCCGCACTGTCCACCTTGGCAATTTTGCTGTTAGCAGCAGTCGGTCAACTGCAACTCTGGCATCTGTTCCTGATTAATGGCATCAATGGCATTTTCGGGGAAATCCAACAATTAGCCTATTCTGCGTCAGTGAGTTTGATGGTCCCGAAACAGCACTATGTCCGGGTCAGCAGCATGAAATCCATGCTGCATTACGGGCCGAGTATTTTAGCCCCCGCCTTTGCCGGTGCCCTGTACCCCATCACCGGATTGGCGGGAATTGCCGCTATTGACTTATTGACCTTTGCCGTCGGGGTGAGTACGGTGCTTTTGGTCAAAATCCCTCAACCCCCCCGAAGTGAGGTGACTTCTGAACAGCCAAAACTTTGGCATGAACTCACGTTTGGCTGTCGTTATATTATGGCCCGGGCATCCTTATTCGGATTTTTCGGATTAGAGTTGCTGTTTTGGTTCGCTCACGATTTCGGCGCAGTGATGCATCGGTCTACTATTTTAGCCCGCACCGATGGGAATGCCGAAGTGCTGGGGATGGTGAGTGCAGCGGCGGGAATTGCCGGAATTATTGGGGCAATTGCGTTGAGTTGGTGGGGTGGACCCAAACACCGGATTCAGGGATTTTTAGGGTCTGCGATCGCCGTGGGTATCAGTAAAACCCTATTTGCCCTCGGTCAATCCCTGTCAATTTGGATCCCGATGCAGTTGTCCTCCTCTCTGAATTTTCCCCTGTTAACCAGTTCCAGTACCGCAATTTGGCTGGAAAAAATCCCCCCAGAAGTCCAGGGACGGGTGTTTGCCGCTCAATCTTTCGGGCTAGGAGTGGTTTCAACTGTGGCAACAGCAATTGCGGGTCCCTTAGCCGACGGCTTCTTTGAACCCGCCATGCAACCTGGGGGGGCATTAACACCTTGGTTTGGGAGCATCTTCGGTACAGGTCCCGGTTCCGGGATGGCGTTGTTATATGCGATCGCCTCCCTGGTTTTGATTCTGGTGGGAATTCTGGGATACCGTTGGCCCCTGGTGCGCCAGATAGAAAAAAGCAAAATCTAGTTGAAAGAATTCTTAACTATTTGCTAAGAATTTTTAACAAAAGATTCATTATTGAGAAATAACACCAGCCCTGGGAAGCCCTGAATTCTTCAGAGTCCAGGGTTAGGAACTCCTGATAAATCAAGCAAAACTTCCATTCAATCCCGACTCAGGGAGGGTTTTCGTTGAAATAACCCGGCCCCATTTCCTCTTTTTACCAAAAAATGTTTGCAATTACCCCTTGACAGTAGCAGACCACTTAGGATAGATTGACTCCACTAATGCAAATTAATATCAATAACTGGAATGAATTGCAAAAACTTTTATTGTATAGATGGGGTCTAAGGAGAGGAAATTGAGAGTTGAATCGTTATTACCTGGAGTCTTGCTATCGGGTACAACTGCCCTGGTACTGGCTGCTCCAGTGCTCGCCCAAGTCGTAGAAGTAACCGGAGTGCGAGTGGAATCTACCCCCACTGGGTTACAAATTGTCTTAGAAACAACCGGCGATCGCGTTCCCCAGGTCTTCACCTCTAGTTTTGGTGAGACCACGATTGTTGACATTACGAATGCTCAACTGCGATTGACTCAGGGGAGTTCATTTCGCCAAGACAATCCGGCCGAGGGCATCCAGTCAATCGCCGTCACGATGTTAGATTCCAACAGCGTTCGCCTCACCGTCACCGGAACTAGCACGATGCCAACGGTACAGGCGATGGACCCGACCAACCCCCTCACCTTTGAGGTGATCACCTCGACGGATGTTGCCGAAGAGGAACCTTTCCCGGATAGTGACCCGGAGGTGGTTCCGGAGCCTGAAACGCCTACCACACCAGAGACTCAAGCGGATCAGGAACTGGATATCATAGAAATTATTGTTACCGCCACCCGAACTGCCGAACGGTTAATCAAAGTGCCGCGATCGGTTACCGTGGTCGATCGCCAAGATATCGAGGAACAGACCACGATTTCTACCGACTTGCGGGAAGTTTTGGCAAAAACCGTCCCGGGTTTGGGACCGCCGACGAGTGGCAGTACCCCCAGATCCGTCATCCAAACCTTACGGGGAAGAAACGTTGCCATTTTAATCGATGGCATTCCCCAAACCTCCAATTACGGACTGGATCGGGAACTGCGCGCCGTTGATCCCAATACCATTGAGCGCGTTGAAGTGGTGCGCGGACCGACGGCGATTTATGGAAGTCAGGCAACTGGGGGATCGATTAATATCATTACCCGACGCCCGACTCAAGATGCGTTTAGCATTGATACCGGAATTAGTTTCACGGGTTCTTTGACCGAGTTCTCCGATAGTATCGGTAACCGGCAATATTTCGGACTCTCGCAAAAAGAGGGAATTATTGACTATAGTGTATCCGTCGTGCGCGAAGATAGTGCGGGAATTTTTGATGGTAGAGGCGATCGCATTCCTGAAACCAGTGGCGGTGGCGTCATTGATGCCCGAGAATATAGCGCTTTGGGTAAATTGGGATTAGATATCACCGATACCCAACGCCTGCAACTCACCGGCAGCTATTTTGTCGGACGACAAGACACGAACTTTATTTCTGACCCGATTGTTCGAGACTTAGAAGGTCAGCAAAAAGCCCGTCCCCTAAGAGTGAACGGCAATTTTGAGGGAACCGACGATGCCGGAGACGAAAATTTTATCGTCAGTTTGCGCTATAACCATGACGATATTCTCGGCAGTCAATTACAAGCTCAAACCTACTACCGAGAATATACCTCAATTGTCGGGGCTGCGGACTTTCGCGGTGGATTTTTTGATAACATTGCCCGTCAGCGTGCTCAAGGAGACAAATGGGGGGGACAACTCCAAGTGGAAACCCCCCTCACTTCATCGGGAAGCGCTCGTCTGCTGTGGGGTGTGGATTATGTCAACGAGGAAAACCAAGCGCCGTTTGAGGAATTTGACCCCGTAGCTTTTGACGAGCGGGGTGTGTTTAGAAAAATCGGTAACCGGACTTTTGTTCCCCGGTATAATGTCAACCAACTCGGCTTATTTGCTCAAGGGAACTGGGATGCAACGGAGTGGTTGAGACTCACTGGAGGGGTCCGTCATGAACGAATTGGCCTGAGTGTGGATGATTACACCACATTTTTTGGAGACCCCATCGAAGGGGGCGATCGCGACTTTAACGACACCGTATTTAATGTGGGCTCGACCGTCAATTTAACCCCAGAATTCGCGCTATTTGCTAATTTTGCTCAAGGCTTTTCCATTCCCTCTTTTGGGGGCGTTCTTCGCAATCCTCCGGAAGAGTTTACCAGTGTTGATAATGACCTGGACATTACTGATCCGGTTAAGGTCAATAACTATGAAATCGGGGTGCGTGGACTTTGGCCCGAAATCCAAGTTTCTCTCGCTGGATTTTACAATACCTCAGATTTAGGGGAAGACTATACCTTTGTGGATGGGATTTCCCAACTCGTCCGTGCACCGGAACGGATTTACGGCGTAGAAGCAACAGCAGATTGGCAGCCCGGGGCTAATTTTACATTAGGGGGAACTCTAAGCTGGACTGAGGGAGAAAGCGATGCGGAAGATTCTGGGGATTATTTAGC
Above is a window of Laspinema palackyanum D2c DNA encoding:
- the uvrB gene encoding excinuclease ABC subunit UvrB, with translation MQPFRLEAPYQPTGDQPQAIAKLVQGIQGEKPYQTLLGATGTGKTFTIASTIAQVGKPTLVLAHNKTLAAQLCNELRQFFPHNAVEYFISYYDYYQPEAYIAVTDTYIEKTSAINEEIDMLRHSATRSLFERRDVIVVASISCIYGLGMPSEYLNAAIPLQVGQELEPRQLLRDLAGIQYHRNDVEMGRGRFRVKGDVLEIGPAYEDRIVRVEFFGDEIEAIRYIDPVTGGILASLDTLSIYPARHFVTPDDRLEAACQAIELELEDRLQELEKAGKLVEAQRIEQRTRYDLELLREVGYCNGVENYSRHMAGREAGDPPECLLDYFPKDWLLVVDESHVTVPQIRGMYNGDRARKLVLIEHGFRLPSAADNRPLKAEEFWDKMNQCIFVSATPGDWEIEQSAGEVIEQIIRPTGVVDPEIFVRPTEGQVDDLLGEIKDRVKRNERVLITTLTKRMAEDLTEYFQDRGIRVRYLHSDINSIQRIEILQDLREGEFDVLIGVNLLREGLDLPEVSLVAILDGDKEGFLRSHRSLVQTIGRAARHIRGQAIIYADNMTNSMTLAIEETDRRRGIQTAYNQMHGITPTTIIKKSSNAILAFLDVSRRLNAAEAEGVDSLTLALQELPLEDIPEAISKLELQMKEAAKKLEFEEAAKLRDRIKKLRDKLVGHS
- a CDS encoding DUF2237 family protein, coding for MTEATNVLGGKLENCCTSPMTGYYRDGKCNTGGGDYGAHVVCAQVTEEFLTFSKQRGNDLTSPVPLFNFPGLKPGDRWCLCASRWKEALDAGVAPPVVLSATHISALEYVSEEELKQYAIEE
- a CDS encoding MFS transporter, with the protein product MRTFITVWLGQLVSTFGSRMTNFALIVWTWEVTGSATALGLVTVFTQLPSLAVALFAGALIDRSDRKVAIIVGDSIAALSTLAILLLAAVGQLQLWHLFLINGINGIFGEIQQLAYSASVSLMVPKQHYVRVSSMKSMLHYGPSILAPAFAGALYPITGLAGIAAIDLLTFAVGVSTVLLVKIPQPPRSEVTSEQPKLWHELTFGCRYIMARASLFGFFGLELLFWFAHDFGAVMHRSTILARTDGNAEVLGMVSAAAGIAGIIGAIALSWWGGPKHRIQGFLGSAIAVGISKTLFALGQSLSIWIPMQLSSSLNFPLLTSSSTAIWLEKIPPEVQGRVFAAQSFGLGVVSTVATAIAGPLADGFFEPAMQPGGALTPWFGSIFGTGPGSGMALLYAIASLVLILVGILGYRWPLVRQIEKSKI
- a CDS encoding TonB-dependent receptor domain-containing protein → MRVESLLPGVLLSGTTALVLAAPVLAQVVEVTGVRVESTPTGLQIVLETTGDRVPQVFTSSFGETTIVDITNAQLRLTQGSSFRQDNPAEGIQSIAVTMLDSNSVRLTVTGTSTMPTVQAMDPTNPLTFEVITSTDVAEEEPFPDSDPEVVPEPETPTTPETQADQELDIIEIIVTATRTAERLIKVPRSVTVVDRQDIEEQTTISTDLREVLAKTVPGLGPPTSGSTPRSVIQTLRGRNVAILIDGIPQTSNYGLDRELRAVDPNTIERVEVVRGPTAIYGSQATGGSINIITRRPTQDAFSIDTGISFTGSLTEFSDSIGNRQYFGLSQKEGIIDYSVSVVREDSAGIFDGRGDRIPETSGGGVIDAREYSALGKLGLDITDTQRLQLTGSYFVGRQDTNFISDPIVRDLEGQQKARPLRVNGNFEGTDDAGDENFIVSLRYNHDDILGSQLQAQTYYREYTSIVGAADFRGGFFDNIARQRAQGDKWGGQLQVETPLTSSGSARLLWGVDYVNEENQAPFEEFDPVAFDERGVFRKIGNRTFVPRYNVNQLGLFAQGNWDATEWLRLTGGVRHERIGLSVDDYTTFFGDPIEGGDRDFNDTVFNVGSTVNLTPEFALFANFAQGFSIPSFGGVLRNPPEEFTSVDNDLDITDPVKVNNYEIGVRGLWPEIQVSLAGFYNTSDLGEDYTFVDGISQLVRAPERIYGVEATADWQPGANFTLGGTLSWTEGESDAEDSGDYLAISSFRISPIKATAYLAHQTTENWSNRLQFLYSGQRGRAFDDEVDDNEIDAYFLVDYVGSIQLGAGRLEFGVENLLNAQYFPVQSQVLGGFNEVFNAAGTGRTLKIGYSLRF